In Enterobacter sp. 638, a single window of DNA contains:
- the ruvB gene encoding Holliday junction branch migration DNA helicase RuvB — translation MIEADRLISAASNQPEDVVDRAIRPKLLEEYIGQPQVRSQMEIFIQAAKLRGEALDHLLIFGPPGLGKTTLANIVANEMGVNLRTTSGPVLEKAGDLAAMLTNLEPHDVLFIDEIHRLSPVVEEVLYPAMEDYQLDIMIGEGPAARSIKIDLPPFTLIGATTRAGSLTSPLRDRFGIVQRLEFYQVPDLQYIVGRSARFMGLELSDEGAFEVAKRSRGTPRIANRLLRRVRDFAEVKHDGTISLDVAAQALDMLNVDAEGFDYMDRKLLLAILDKFFGGPVGLDNLAAAIGEERETIEDVLEPYLIQQGFLQRTPRGRMATVRAWNHFGITPPEMP, via the coding sequence ATGATTGAAGCAGACCGCCTGATATCGGCAGCCAGCAACCAGCCAGAAGATGTGGTGGATCGTGCCATACGCCCTAAGCTTCTGGAGGAGTACATCGGCCAGCCGCAGGTACGCTCGCAAATGGAAATCTTTATCCAGGCGGCGAAGCTTCGCGGTGAAGCGCTCGATCATCTGCTGATTTTTGGCCCGCCAGGGCTGGGGAAAACCACGTTAGCGAATATTGTCGCTAACGAGATGGGCGTTAATTTGCGTACCACGTCAGGCCCGGTGCTGGAAAAGGCAGGGGATTTGGCGGCAATGCTCACTAACCTTGAGCCGCACGATGTTCTGTTTATCGACGAAATCCACCGCCTCTCGCCGGTGGTCGAAGAAGTGCTGTATCCGGCAATGGAAGACTATCAGCTGGATATCATGATTGGCGAAGGGCCTGCGGCGCGCTCTATTAAAATCGACCTGCCGCCGTTTACCCTCATCGGTGCGACGACGCGGGCAGGTTCCTTGACCTCACCGCTTCGCGATCGTTTCGGTATTGTGCAGCGTCTTGAATTTTATCAGGTGCCCGATCTGCAATATATCGTGGGTCGCAGCGCCCGGTTTATGGGCCTGGAGCTCAGCGATGAGGGCGCATTTGAAGTGGCGAAGCGCTCTCGTGGTACGCCACGTATCGCCAACCGTCTGCTGCGGCGCGTGCGCGATTTTGCCGAAGTGAAACACGACGGGACGATCTCCCTGGACGTCGCGGCCCAGGCGCTGGATATGCTTAACGTTGATGCCGAAGGTTTTGACTATATGGACCGCAAGCTGTTGCTGGCGATTCTGGATAAATTCTTTGGTGGGCCGGTCGGGCTGGATAACCTGGCGGCGGCGATTGGTGAAGAGCGCGAAACGATTGAGGACGTTCTGGAACCCTATCTGATTCAGCAGGGCTTTTTGCAGCGCACCCCGCGTGGACGTATGGCGACGGTGCGTGCGTGGAACCACTTTGGCATCACCCCTCCGGAAATGCCTTAA
- the ruvA gene encoding Holliday junction branch migration protein RuvA translates to MIGRLRGIILEKQPPLVLLETGGVGYEVHMPMTCFYELPDAGKEAIIFTQFVVREDAQLLYGFNNKQERMLFRELIKTNGVGPKLALAILSGMSAHQFVNAVEREDPAALIKLPGIGKKTAERLIVEMKDRFKGLHGDLFTPAADLVLTSPNGPTSDDAEQEAVAALVALGYKPQEASRMVSKIAKPDANSETLIREALRAAL, encoded by the coding sequence GTGATTGGCAGACTCAGAGGCATTATTCTTGAAAAACAACCCCCGTTAGTCCTGCTTGAAACAGGAGGCGTGGGGTATGAAGTCCATATGCCGATGACCTGTTTCTATGAACTTCCGGACGCGGGCAAAGAAGCCATCATCTTCACCCAATTTGTGGTGCGTGAAGATGCGCAGCTGCTGTATGGGTTCAACAACAAGCAGGAACGCATGCTGTTCCGTGAGCTGATTAAAACCAACGGCGTTGGACCGAAACTCGCGCTGGCTATTTTGTCCGGCATGTCTGCGCACCAGTTTGTGAATGCCGTTGAGCGTGAAGATCCCGCTGCATTGATTAAACTGCCAGGCATTGGCAAAAAAACCGCCGAGCGACTGATTGTCGAAATGAAAGACCGATTTAAAGGCTTGCATGGCGATCTGTTCACGCCAGCCGCCGATCTGGTGTTGACGTCTCCGAACGGCCCAACGTCAGACGATGCGGAGCAAGAAGCGGTGGCTGCGCTGGTTGCATTGGGCTATAAGCCTCAGGAAGCCAGCCGTATGGTGAGTAAAATCGCCAAACCCGACGCTAACAGCGAAACCCTGATTCGTGAAGCGCTCCGCGCTGCATTGTGA
- the ruvC gene encoding crossover junction endodeoxyribonuclease RuvC produces the protein MSIILGIDPGSRITGYGVIRQVGRQLTYLGSGCIRTKVDDLPSRLKLIYAGVSEIITQFQPDFFAIEQVFMAKNADSALKLGQARGVAIVAAVNQDLPVFEYAARQVKQTVVGTGGAAKSQVQHMVRTLLKLQANPQADAADALAIAITHCHVTQNSMQMSESRLSLARGRLR, from the coding sequence ATGTCGATTATCCTCGGGATTGACCCCGGCTCACGCATCACCGGTTATGGCGTTATTCGCCAGGTCGGGCGTCAGTTAACCTATCTTGGCAGCGGGTGCATTCGCACCAAAGTTGATGATTTACCCTCGCGTCTCAAGTTGATTTACGCGGGTGTGTCGGAAATCATCACCCAGTTTCAGCCCGACTTCTTCGCCATCGAGCAGGTGTTTATGGCGAAAAATGCCGATTCAGCACTGAAATTGGGCCAGGCTCGCGGGGTCGCGATCGTTGCGGCAGTCAACCAGGACTTGCCCGTGTTCGAATATGCGGCGCGTCAGGTCAAGCAGACCGTGGTAGGTACTGGCGGTGCTGCTAAAAGCCAGGTGCAGCACATGGTGCGCACCTTGCTTAAACTACAGGCAAATCCGCAAGCGGATGCCGCGGATGCGCTGGCCATTGCGATAACGCACTGTCACGTAACCCAAAACTCCATGCAAATGAGTGAGTCTCGGCTCAGTCTGGCGCGAGGTCGGTTACGATAA
- a CDS encoding YebC/PmpR family DNA-binding transcriptional regulator: MAGHSKWANTKHRKAAQDAKRGKIFTKIIRELVTAARLGGGDAGSNPRLRAAIDKALANNMTRDTLNRAIARGVGGDDDANMETIIYEGYGPGGTAVMVECLSDNRNRTVAEVRHAFTKTGGNLGTDGSVAYLFSKKGVISFDAGDEDAIMEAALEAGAEDVVTFDDGAIDVYTAWEEMGAVRDALAAMGLKADNAEVSMIPSTKADMDAETAPKLLRLIDMLEDCDDVQEVYHNGEISDEVAATL, from the coding sequence ATGGCAGGTCATAGTAAGTGGGCCAACACAAAGCACCGCAAAGCGGCACAGGATGCCAAGCGCGGTAAAATTTTCACAAAGATCATTCGTGAGCTGGTGACAGCAGCGCGTCTGGGCGGCGGTGATGCGGGTTCCAACCCACGTCTGCGCGCGGCTATCGACAAAGCGCTGGCGAACAACATGACGCGTGACACCCTGAACCGCGCCATCGCGCGTGGCGTGGGCGGCGATGACGACGCGAATATGGAAACCATCATTTATGAAGGTTACGGTCCTGGCGGTACAGCGGTTATGGTCGAGTGTTTGTCTGACAACCGTAACCGTACCGTTGCCGAAGTGCGTCATGCCTTCACCAAAACCGGTGGTAACCTGGGCACTGACGGTTCCGTAGCCTATCTGTTCAGCAAGAAAGGGGTTATCTCTTTCGATGCGGGCGATGAAGATGCGATTATGGAAGCCGCGCTTGAAGCCGGTGCTGAAGACGTTGTGACCTTTGATGACGGCGCGATTGATGTCTACACCGCGTGGGAAGAGATGGGCGCTGTGCGTGATGCACTGGCTGCTATGGGTCTGAAAGCAGATAACGCGGAAGTGTCCATGATTCCATCAACCAAAGCGGACATGGATGCGGAAACCGCGCCAAAACTGCTGCGTCTGATCGACATGCTCGAAGACTGCGATGACGTGCAGGAAGTTTACCATAACGGTGAAATTTCTGATGAGGTTGCAGCGACTCTCTGA
- the nudB gene encoding dihydroneopterin triphosphate diphosphatase codes for MAFKRPVSVLVVIFAADTRRVLMLQRRDDPDFWQSVTGSLEEGETALQAAAREVKEEVLIDVADEQLTLMNCQRTVEFEIFSHLRHRYAPGIQRNTESWFCLALPHEREIVFTEHLTYRWVDATEAAALTKSWSNRQAIEEFVINVN; via the coding sequence ATGGCCTTTAAGCGTCCCGTTTCGGTGTTAGTCGTCATTTTTGCAGCCGACACCAGACGGGTGCTGATGTTGCAGCGGCGCGACGATCCTGATTTCTGGCAGTCGGTAACCGGCAGTCTGGAAGAGGGAGAAACCGCGCTGCAGGCCGCCGCGCGCGAAGTAAAGGAAGAGGTCCTGATTGATGTTGCCGACGAGCAACTGACCTTGATGAACTGCCAGCGCACGGTGGAGTTTGAAATTTTTAGCCATTTACGTCATCGCTATGCGCCGGGAATTCAGCGTAATACGGAATCATGGTTCTGTCTTGCGCTGCCCCACGAACGGGAAATTGTGTTCACGGAACATTTGACCTACCGCTGGGTTGATGCGACAGAGGCCGCAGCGCTCACCAAGTCGTGGAGCAATCGGCAGGCGATTGAAGAATTTGTAATTAATGTTAATTAA
- the aspS gene encoding aspartate--tRNA ligase, with amino-acid sequence MRTEYCGQLRQSHVGQQVTLCGWVNRRRDLGSLIFIDLRDREGIVQVFFDPDRAEALKLASELRNEFCIQVTGTVRARDEKNINADMATGEIEVLASDLTIINRSESLPLDSNHVNTEEARLKFRYLDLRRPEMAQRLKTRAKITSLVRRFMDDHGFLDIETPMLTKATPEGARDYLVPSRVHKGKFYALPQSPQLFKQLLMMSGFDRYYQIVKCFRDEDLRADRQPEFTQIDVETSFMTAPQVRELMEALVRSLWLDVKGVDLGDFPIMTFAEAERRYGSDKPDLRNPMELVDVADLLKAVEFAVFSGPANDAKGRVAALRVPGGASLSRKQIDDYGNFVKIYGAKGLAYIKVTERAKGIEGITSPVAKFLNAEIVESILERTGAQDGDMIFFGADNKKVVADALGALRLKLGKDLSLTDEAKWAPLWVIDFPMFEDDGEGGLTAMHHPFTSAKDMNADELKAAPETAIANAYDMVINGYEVGGGSVRIHSGEMQQTVFGILGINEQEQREKFGFLLDALKYGTPPHAGLAFGLDRLTMLLTGTDNIRDVIAFPKTTAAACLMTEAPSFANPASLAELGIDVVKKEEKN; translated from the coding sequence ATGCGTACAGAATATTGCGGGCAGTTACGTCAGTCCCACGTCGGACAGCAGGTGACCCTGTGTGGTTGGGTCAACCGTCGTCGTGACCTTGGTAGCCTAATCTTCATCGATTTACGCGATCGTGAAGGCATCGTTCAGGTGTTCTTCGATCCGGATCGTGCAGAGGCGTTAAAACTGGCCTCCGAACTGCGTAATGAGTTCTGCATCCAGGTTACCGGCACCGTGCGTGCGCGTGACGAAAAAAATATCAATGCGGACATGGCAACCGGTGAAATCGAAGTGCTCGCGTCCGATCTGACCATCATCAACCGTTCAGAATCGCTGCCGCTTGACTCCAACCACGTCAATACCGAAGAAGCGCGTCTGAAATTCCGTTATCTGGATCTGCGTCGTCCGGAAATGGCTCAACGCCTGAAAACGCGCGCCAAGATCACCAGCCTGGTGCGCCGCTTTATGGACGATCACGGTTTCCTGGATATCGAAACCCCGATGCTGACCAAAGCCACGCCAGAAGGCGCGCGCGATTATCTGGTCCCTTCACGCGTTCATAAAGGCAAATTCTACGCATTGCCACAGTCTCCTCAGCTGTTTAAACAGTTGCTGATGATGTCTGGCTTCGATCGCTACTATCAGATTGTAAAATGCTTCCGTGATGAAGACTTGCGCGCAGACCGTCAGCCTGAATTTACCCAGATCGACGTCGAAACCTCCTTCATGACCGCGCCGCAAGTGCGTGAGCTGATGGAAGCGCTGGTTCGCAGCCTGTGGCTGGATGTTAAAGGTGTGGATCTGGGCGATTTCCCGATCATGACCTTTGCTGAAGCGGAACGTCGTTACGGTTCTGATAAACCGGATCTGCGCAACCCGATGGAGCTGGTGGACGTTGCTGACCTGCTCAAAGCGGTTGAGTTTGCGGTCTTCTCCGGCCCGGCTAACGATGCGAAAGGCCGTGTGGCTGCACTGCGCGTTCCTGGCGGCGCAAGCTTGAGCCGTAAACAAATTGACGACTACGGCAATTTCGTGAAGATCTACGGCGCGAAAGGGCTGGCGTATATTAAAGTCACCGAACGTGCGAAAGGCATTGAGGGCATTACCAGCCCGGTTGCTAAATTCCTGAACGCAGAAATCGTTGAGTCCATTCTTGAGCGCACGGGCGCACAGGACGGCGATATGATCTTCTTCGGCGCGGATAACAAAAAAGTGGTTGCGGATGCACTCGGTGCGCTGCGTCTCAAGCTGGGTAAAGACCTGAGCCTGACCGACGAAGCCAAATGGGCGCCGCTGTGGGTTATCGACTTCCCAATGTTTGAAGACGACGGTGAAGGCGGCTTGACCGCAATGCACCACCCGTTCACCTCCGCGAAAGACATGAATGCCGACGAGCTGAAAGCTGCGCCAGAAACTGCGATTGCTAACGCCTACGATATGGTTATTAACGGCTATGAAGTCGGCGGCGGTTCAGTGCGTATTCACAGCGGTGAAATGCAGCAGACCGTGTTTGGCATTCTGGGTATCAATGAGCAAGAGCAGCGCGAGAAGTTTGGCTTCCTGCTGGATGCGCTGAAGTACGGTACTCCGCCACACGCGGGTCTGGCGTTTGGTCTGGATCGTCTGACCATGCTGCTGACCGGCACCGATAACATCCGTGACGTTATCGCCTTCCCGAAAACCACTGCCGCTGCGTGTCTGATGACCGAAGCGCCAAGTTTCGCTAACCCGGCATCTTTAGCTGAGCTGGGTATCGACGTGGTGAAGAAGGAAGAGAAAAACTGA
- a CDS encoding hydrolase — translation MFTLDATKTALVVIDLQEGILPFAGGPHAAADVVSRSARLAEKCRETGSPVVMVRVGWSADFAEALKQPVDAQTPGQALPGNWWDYPLALGKQDSDIEVTKRQWGAFYGTDLELQLRRRGIDTIILCGIATNIGVESTARNAWEMGFNLVIAEDACSAAATDQHMGSMTNIFPRIGRVRTTEEILSAL, via the coding sequence ATGTTCACACTGGATGCTACCAAAACCGCGCTTGTGGTGATTGATTTACAGGAAGGCATTTTGCCCTTCGCCGGAGGCCCTCATGCGGCGGCGGACGTCGTCAGCCGCAGTGCGCGACTCGCTGAGAAGTGCCGCGAAACCGGTTCACCCGTGGTGATGGTGCGTGTGGGCTGGTCTGCGGATTTTGCCGAAGCGCTGAAGCAACCTGTCGATGCGCAGACCCCAGGTCAGGCGCTGCCGGGCAACTGGTGGGATTACCCGCTCGCGCTGGGCAAGCAAGATAGCGATATCGAAGTCACTAAGCGCCAGTGGGGCGCGTTCTACGGCACTGATCTAGAGCTGCAACTACGCCGTCGCGGGATCGACACCATTATTCTGTGCGGCATCGCCACGAACATCGGTGTGGAATCCACCGCACGAAACGCCTGGGAGATGGGCTTTAATCTGGTGATCGCCGAAGACGCCTGCAGCGCAGCCGCGACTGACCAACATATGGGCAGCATGACAAATATCTTCCCGCGTATCGGTCGCGTGCGCACAACGGAAGAGATTTTAAGCGCGTTATGA
- a CDS encoding DUF72 domain-containing protein: MIYLGLPQWSHPKWVRLGITSLEEYARHFNCVEGNTTLYALPRAEIVERWREQTTDDFRFCFKFPATISHNAALRNCGDLTQEFLERMSPLANRIGQYWLQLPATFSPRDLPALWQFLDALPRDFSYGVEVRHPEFFAKGDAEKALNRGLHERGVNRVILDSRPVHSAIPHNEAIIEAQRKKPKVPVHAIVTANNPMVRFIGSDNMQQNRDMFGVWLQTLPKWEQTTTPYLFLHTPDIAQAPELVEALWQALQAAAPSLGPAPAIPQQSSLF; encoded by the coding sequence ATGATTTATCTGGGCCTCCCGCAATGGTCGCACCCTAAATGGGTGCGCCTTGGCATTACTAGCCTCGAAGAGTATGCCCGACATTTTAATTGCGTCGAGGGCAACACCACGCTGTACGCACTTCCGAGAGCAGAAATTGTTGAACGCTGGCGCGAGCAAACGACCGATGATTTTCGCTTTTGCTTTAAATTTCCGGCGACAATTTCTCACAACGCCGCGCTGCGAAACTGCGGTGATCTTACGCAGGAATTCCTGGAACGAATGTCACCGCTGGCAAATCGAATCGGACAGTACTGGCTGCAACTGCCCGCCACCTTTAGTCCGCGAGATTTACCTGCGCTGTGGCAATTTCTCGATGCCCTGCCCCGCGACTTTAGCTATGGCGTTGAAGTTCGGCACCCGGAGTTTTTCGCGAAAGGCGACGCTGAAAAAGCGTTGAATCGTGGCTTACACGAACGCGGCGTCAATCGCGTGATTTTGGATAGCCGTCCAGTGCACAGTGCTATTCCTCATAATGAAGCCATTATTGAGGCCCAGCGCAAAAAGCCGAAAGTGCCGGTTCACGCGATTGTCACCGCCAACAACCCGATGGTCAGGTTTATCGGCAGCGATAACATGCAGCAAAATCGCGATATGTTTGGCGTCTGGCTACAAACGTTGCCGAAATGGGAACAGACCACTACTCCGTATCTTTTCTTGCATACACCGGACATTGCTCAGGCCCCTGAACTGGTCGAAGCTCTTTGGCAAGCCTTGCAGGCTGCCGCTCCGTCTCTCGGCCCCGCCCCCGCCATCCCACAACAATCTTCTCTTTTCTGA
- a CDS encoding MAPEG family protein, with translation MVSALYAVLGALLLIKFSFDVVRLRMQYRVSYGDGGFSELQSAIRIHGNAVEYIPVALILLLLMEMDGAETWMVHVCGLLLIAGRIMHYYGFHHRLFRWRRSGMSATWCSLLLMVLANLWYMPWELVFSFH, from the coding sequence ATGGTCAGCGCGCTGTACGCGGTGTTAGGTGCATTACTACTGATTAAATTTTCGTTCGATGTTGTGCGCCTGAGAATGCAATACCGTGTCTCTTACGGTGACGGTGGATTTTCAGAATTACAGAGCGCGATCCGCATTCACGGCAATGCCGTGGAATATATTCCTGTTGCATTAATTCTGCTGCTGCTCATGGAAATGGACGGCGCGGAAACCTGGATGGTTCACGTCTGCGGTCTGCTGTTGATCGCCGGGCGCATCATGCATTACTACGGTTTTCATCACCGCTTATTCCGCTGGCGTCGTTCCGGCATGAGCGCAACCTGGTGCTCACTGTTACTGATGGTGCTGGCAAACCTGTGGTATATGCCTTGGGAGTTGGTTTTCTCGTTTCATTAG
- the cmoA gene encoding carboxy-S-adenosyl-L-methionine synthase CmoA, which yields MTDRDTLFSAPIASLGDWTFDERVAEVFPDMIQRSVPGYSNIISMIGMLAERFVQPGTQVYDLGCSLGAATLSVRRNVHHQGCKIIAVDNSPAMVERCRRHLDAYKAPTPVDVIEGDIRTIEIKNASMVVLNFTLQFLEPDNRQLLLDKIYQGLNPGGALVLSEKFSFEDASVGELLFNMHHDFKRANGYSELEISQKRSMLENVMLTDSVEAHKARLHKAGFEHSELWFQCFNFGSLVALKGGQA from the coding sequence ATGACCGATCGCGACACGCTTTTTTCCGCGCCTATCGCCAGTCTGGGCGACTGGACCTTTGATGAACGGGTAGCCGAAGTCTTCCCGGATATGATCCAGCGCTCTGTTCCAGGTTACTCCAATATTATCTCTATGATCGGCATGCTGGCTGAGCGTTTCGTTCAACCCGGCACGCAGGTCTATGACCTGGGCTGCTCGCTGGGCGCGGCAACGTTGTCCGTTCGTCGTAACGTGCATCATCAAGGCTGCAAAATTATTGCTGTCGATAACTCTCCCGCCATGGTTGAGCGCTGCCGTCGTCACCTGGACGCCTATAAAGCGCCCACGCCGGTCGACGTCATCGAAGGCGATATACGCACTATCGAGATCAAAAATGCCTCGATGGTCGTACTGAATTTTACCCTGCAGTTTCTGGAACCCGACAATCGCCAATTGTTGCTGGACAAAATTTACCAGGGACTCAATCCCGGCGGCGCGCTGGTTCTGTCTGAAAAATTCAGTTTCGAAGATGCCAGCGTTGGCGAACTGCTTTTCAACATGCACCATGATTTTAAGCGTGCTAACGGCTACAGCGAACTGGAAATCAGCCAAAAACGCAGCATGCTGGAAAATGTGATGCTGACCGACTCCGTCGAAGCCCATAAAGCGCGTTTACATAAAGCCGGTTTTGAACACAGTGAACTTTGGTTCCAGTGCTTCAACTTTGGTTCTCTGGTGGCACTGAAAGGCGGTCAGGCATGA
- the cmoB gene encoding tRNA 5-methoxyuridine(34)/uridine 5-oxyacetic acid(34) synthase CmoB, translating into MIEFSNFYQLIAKNHLSHWLETLPAQVAAWQREQLHGKFKQWSNAVEFLPEMTPYKLDLLHSVTAESEEPLSDGQLLRLDKLMRNLMPWRKGPFSLYGLNIDTEWRSDWKWDRVLPHLSDLTGRTILDVGCGSGYHMWRMIGAGAHLAVGIDPMQLFLCQFEAVRKLLGNDQRAHLLPLGIEQLPALAAFDTVFSMGVLYHRRSPLEHLWQLKDQLVNGGELVLETLVIEGDENAVLVPGDRYAQMRNVYFIPSALALKNWLEKCGFVDVRIADVCVTSTEEQRRTEWLTTESLAEFLDPNDSTKTIEGYPAPMRAVLIATKP; encoded by the coding sequence ATGATTGAGTTCAGCAATTTTTATCAGCTTATCGCTAAAAACCATCTCTCCCACTGGCTCGAAACACTACCCGCACAGGTTGCTGCCTGGCAGCGCGAACAACTGCACGGTAAGTTTAAGCAGTGGAGCAATGCCGTCGAGTTTTTACCGGAAATGACGCCGTATAAACTGGATCTGTTGCACAGCGTAACGGCTGAAAGCGAAGAGCCGCTGAGCGATGGGCAACTGCTGCGCCTCGATAAACTAATGCGCAATCTGATGCCGTGGCGCAAAGGTCCATTTTCACTTTACGGCCTGAATATTGATACCGAATGGCGTTCCGACTGGAAATGGGATCGCGTCTTGCCTCATCTGTCGGATTTGACCGGGCGCACGATTCTCGACGTGGGCTGCGGGAGCGGTTACCACATGTGGCGCATGATCGGCGCTGGCGCGCACCTGGCCGTTGGTATCGACCCGATGCAGCTGTTTCTGTGTCAGTTCGAAGCCGTACGTAAATTACTGGGCAACGATCAGCGCGCGCATCTGTTGCCGCTGGGCATAGAGCAGCTGCCGGCCCTGGCTGCCTTTGACACCGTCTTTTCGATGGGCGTGCTTTATCACCGCCGCTCGCCGCTCGAGCACTTATGGCAGCTGAAAGATCAGCTGGTCAACGGCGGCGAACTGGTGCTGGAAACGCTGGTGATTGAAGGTGATGAAAATGCGGTGCTGGTGCCGGGTGACCGTTACGCGCAGATGCGCAATGTCTATTTCATTCCTTCCGCCCTGGCGTTGAAAAACTGGCTGGAGAAGTGTGGTTTTGTTGATGTGCGTATTGCCGATGTGTGCGTCACATCGACAGAAGAGCAGCGACGCACGGAATGGCTGACCACCGAATCCCTGGCAGAGTTCCTCGATCCGAACGACAGTACAAAAACGATCGAAGGCTATCCTGCGCCTATGCGCGCAGTGTTGATCGCCACGAAGCCGTAA
- the cutC gene encoding copper homeostasis protein CutC, producing MALLEICCYSAECAVTAQQYGADRIELCAAPKEGGLTPSYGVLKSVRQTVTIPVHPIIRPRGGDFFYSAGEFDAMLEDIAMVHDLGFPGLVLGLLDEDGNVDMPRMRQVMTAAKGMAVTFHRAFDMCRNPRQAFDKLAELGVARILTSGQESSAEKGIKLITELKAQSGVPIIMAGAGVRASNLEIFINAGVEELHSSAGKWTPSPMRYRNTGLSMSTDAEADEYSRYGVEGESVAVMKSIIERHHV from the coding sequence TTGGCGCTTTTGGAGATCTGTTGTTACAGCGCGGAATGTGCGGTAACGGCGCAACAGTACGGAGCCGATCGCATTGAATTATGTGCGGCGCCAAAAGAGGGCGGGTTAACGCCGTCATACGGCGTGCTGAAATCGGTTCGCCAGACCGTGACAATCCCGGTACACCCGATTATTCGCCCTCGTGGCGGTGACTTTTTCTATTCAGCGGGTGAATTTGACGCCATGCTGGAAGACATCGCGATGGTTCACGATCTTGGGTTCCCGGGGCTGGTGCTTGGCCTGCTGGATGAAGATGGCAATGTCGATATGCCGCGTATGCGGCAGGTTATGACGGCCGCGAAAGGGATGGCGGTCACCTTTCATCGTGCGTTTGATATGTGCCGAAATCCGCGTCAAGCGTTTGATAAGTTGGCGGAATTAGGAGTGGCACGTATCCTGACGTCAGGGCAGGAATCGTCTGCTGAAAAAGGAATAAAATTAATTACGGAACTTAAAGCGCAATCAGGTGTTCCAATAATCATGGCAGGCGCGGGTGTCCGTGCCAGCAATCTGGAAATCTTTATCAACGCCGGGGTTGAGGAGCTTCACAGCTCTGCAGGCAAATGGACGCCTTCACCCATGCGTTATCGCAATACAGGATTGTCAATGTCGACGGATGCCGAAGCGGATGAGTATTCCCGCTATGGCGTAGAGGGAGAGTCGGTTGCGGTAATGAAATCGATAATTGAGCGTCATCACGTGTAG
- a CDS encoding VOC family protein: MTNWQSIDELHDISADLPRFTQAFTELATQLGLDIAPLDADHISLRCHQNATAERWRRGFEQCGELLSETEINGRPICLFKLREPVCVAHWQFSVVELPWPGEKRYPIEGWEHIEIVLPGDPDTLNARALALLSDEGLSKPGIFVKTSSPKGARERLPNPTLAVTDGRVTVKFHPWTLEQIVASEA; the protein is encoded by the coding sequence ATGACGAACTGGCAATCCATTGATGAACTGCATGATATTTCCGCAGATCTTCCGCGTTTCACTCAAGCGTTCACAGAACTTGCCACTCAGCTTGGGCTGGATATTGCCCCCCTCGACGCGGATCACATTTCTCTTCGCTGCCATCAAAATGCGACGGCGGAGCGCTGGCGTCGTGGGTTTGAACAGTGCGGCGAACTGTTGTCTGAAACCGAAATTAACGGTCGTCCTATTTGTTTGTTTAAGCTTCGTGAACCTGTGTGCGTTGCGCACTGGCAGTTTAGCGTTGTGGAATTGCCGTGGCCGGGCGAAAAACGTTATCCGATTGAGGGCTGGGAGCATATTGAAATTGTGTTGCCGGGCGACCCCGACACTCTGAACGCCCGCGCTCTGGCCCTATTGTCAGATGAAGGTTTAAGCAAGCCGGGTATCTTTGTCAAAACCAGTTCACCAAAAGGGGCTCGCGAACGATTGCCTAATCCGACGCTAGCGGTGACGGACGGCAGGGTGACCGTGAAATTTCACCCGTGGACCCTTGAGCAAATCGTCGCGAGTGAGGCATAG